Proteins found in one Cataglyphis hispanica isolate Lineage 1 chromosome 15, ULB_Chis1_1.0, whole genome shotgun sequence genomic segment:
- the LOC126855075 gene encoding chymotrypsinogen B-like, translating to MLPKAIVFLVLLVAAFAERSHLDFQGKVYKPFLSRVTGGSEAPEASYPYIVSLQWNINNVHYHFCAGSILNNQWILTAAHCLHEIFLVGINNVVVKAGKHNIQIVESTEQIVQIEQIFKHEKYLSSYTFYDIGLIKLKNPLKFTKEIQAIELSQAENESIKTAYLCGWGLILSDNVLSDPDKLQHIKLTYIDHKICNLFVKIRLGYSLVDETNICTGPSTNRISACNGDSGGPLITYYGQKPVLIGIISWIIPPCGTSPTVYTKVSKFNAWIKEKIANYTTHLY from the exons atgcTTCCCAAAGCAATTGTGTTTCTCGTTCTTCTAGTAGCGGCTTTTGCGG aGAGATCTCATCTCGATTTCCAAGGAAAGGTATATAAACCTTTCTTGTCCCGTGTTACCGGAGGTAGTGAGGCCCCTGAAGCAAGTTATCCGTACATAGTTTCCCTTCAATGGAATATAAACAATGTGCATTATCATTTCTGCGCTGGATCTATTTTGAATAACCAATGGATCTTAACCGCAGCACATTGTctacatgaaatttttttggtaGGAATTAACAATGTCGTCGTCAAAGCTGGAAAACACAACATTCAAATTGTCGAAAGCACCGAACAAATAGTTCAAATTgaacaaattttcaaacatgaaaaatatttatc TAGTTATACCTTTTATGACATTGGTTTGATCAAGCTTAAAAATCCATTAAAGTTTACAAAGGAAATACAAGCCATCGAGTTATCTCAAGCAGAAAACGAATCAATTAAAACTGCATATCTTTGCGGATGGggattaattttatcagaCAATGTTTTAAGTGACCCGGATAAACTTCAGCATATTAAGTTGACATACATCGATCATAAAATCTGCAActtatttgtcaaaattcgATTAGGATATTCACTTGTTGATGAAACCAATATTTGCACTGGACCTTCTACTAATAGAATCTCTGCATGCAAC ggTGACTCTGGCGGTCCTCTGATCACGTATTATGGACAAAAGCCGGTGCTCATTGGAATTATATCTTGGATCATACCACCATGTGGTACATCACCAACTGTGTATACTAAGGTATCCAAATTCAATGCATGgattaaagaaaagattgcTAATTATACAAcacatttgtattaa
- the LOC126855076 gene encoding trypsin-1-like, producing the protein MSPKAIVFFALLTVAFAGPAIFQKPHLGFRLPILPQIVGGSEAPKNGYPFIVSLQQYDSHFCAGSILNNQWVVTAGHCIFGPFTVKAGKHDIQSNEDTEQIVQVANTFVHEKYDGDVGPYDIALVKLETPLKYTNAVQPIKLPEPGSTPTGDAILCGWGSISESWIPDMPNKLQHINLPYVDLDVCDKAVEDLTGSSPVHETNVCTGPLSGGISACSGDSGGPLISVDKGEPVLTGIVSWGIIPCGSRGAPSVYTGVSHYNSWIQDIMDKN; encoded by the exons ATGTCTCCTAAAGCAATTGTGTTCTTTGCTCTCCTCACGGTGGCTTTCGCTGGTCCGGCAATATTTC AGAAACCTCATCTAGGTTTTCGATTGCCGATCTTGCCGCAAATAGTTGGAGGCAGCGAAGCTCCAAAAAATGGTTATCCTTTCATTGTCTCTCTGCAGCAATATGATAGCCATTTTTGCGCCGGATCGATTTTAAACAACCAGTGGGTCGTGACCGCAGGACACTGCATTTTCGGTCCTTTCACCGTCAAGGCTGGAAAACACGACATTCAAAGCAATGAGGATACCGAGCAAATAGTTCAAGTTGCAAATACTTTCGtgcatgaaaaatatgatgg tGATGTTGGCCCATATGATATTGCATTGGTTAAGCTTGAAACtccattaaaatatacaaatgcaGTACAACCCATCAAGTTGCCAGAACCTGGAAGTACTCCGACTGGAGATGCAATTCTTTGCGGATGGGGCTCTATCTCGGAAAGCTGGATTCCTGACATGCCAAATAAACTTCAACATATTAATTTGCCTTACGTCGATCTTGACGTGTGTGACAAAGCTGTCGAGGATCTAACAGGATCTTCTCCCGTTCATGAGACCAATGTCTGTACTGGACCATTGAGCGGTGGAATCTCTGCATGCAGC GGTGATTCTGGCGGACCTCTAATCTCGGTTGATAAAGGAGAACCGGTACTTACTGGAATAGTGTCTTGGGGTATTATTCCGTGTGGTTCTCGCGGTGCACCATCCGTTTACACTGGAGTATCCCACTATAATTCATGGATTCAGGATATAATGGACAAAAactaa
- the LOC126855077 gene encoding trypsin-1-like, whose product MLIQCLLAAILVFQACLATPFGLKPKITDGEDAIPGEFPYQVSIRWGIPPLIPLNHACGGSILNERYILTAGHCVLKFGKLKVLAGKHHISKDEDTQQEIAVERAIVHEKYPGGVAPYDIAILKLKTPLIFNKRVSAITLPRQNEIRTGKAVLSGWGSISKKLRPLLPEVLQKVTVPVLDNQSCLNKFPNNIIGKKPELYDSQICTDAVGEVSACSGDSGGPLVQLENNTPIQIGIVSWGVMPCGVNRVPSVYTRVASYVDWINNIINL is encoded by the exons ATGCTGATTCAGTGTCTTTTAGCTGCCATTCTGGTCTTCCAGG CATGTCTGGCCACCCCTTTTGGTCTAAAACCTAAGATCACCGATGGTGAAGATGCCATACCTGGTGAATTTCCTTATCAGGTGTCTATTCGTTGGGGTATACCACCTCTCATTCCACTGAACCATGCCTGCGGTGGTTCAATCTTGAACGAGCGTTACATTTTGACCGCCGGACACTGTGTTTTGAAGTTTGGCAAGCTTAAGGTTTTGGCTGGCAAGCATCACATTTCTAAAGATGAAGACACTCAACAAGAAATTGCAGTTGAAAGGGCCATCGTTCACGAAAAATATCCGGG AGGTGTTGCTCCATATGATATCGCTATCTTGAAACTGAAAACTCCCCTTATCTTTAACAAGAGAGTGTCCGCTATTACTCTACCTCGACAAAACGAGATACGAACTGGAAAAGCTGTGCTCTCTGGATGGGGttctatttcaaaaaaattgcgcCCGCTGCTTCCTGAGGTTCTTCAAAAAGTTACTGTCCCAGTATTGGATAATCAATCTTGTCTGAACAAATTCCCAAATAACATCATAGGCAAAAAACCAGAACTCTATGATTCACAAATCTGCACTGATGCTGTTGGAGAGGTATCAGCCTGTTCT GGTGACTCTGGCGGTCCACTAGTCCAATTAGAAAACAACACTCCTATTCAAATCGGTATCGTTTCGTGGGGTGTCATGCCATGCGGTGTCAATCGCGTTCCTTCCGTCTACACCCGTGTAGCTTCCTACGTTGATTGGATTAACAATATCATAAAcctctaa
- the LOC126855194 gene encoding carboxypeptidase B-like, with protein MIQIEEILNKIFHSEVKDLRRAIVVGSTVFGSLIEQSRYSRSPTVARIIKALYILLLKTVCVKMNNNELLRIKCVKWMTLIMMAIIVFVVDASIVRHQTREVLDRNVSEGKKESKDLGKRITYKGDQVWRIHKENSTVEELVHRYDEYGSYSIWSNNISVADILVESNMVENIESLFRSNGVKYDILINDVEQAIKEENPPLSPEAQEELEGRKGHRMEWTTYHRLADIYGYLDYLAETYPDFCSVQTIGNSIEGRPLKVLRISNGKPNAPAIWIDGGIHAREWISPASVTYIIDYLVENSENLEIDYYIMPVINPDGYEYTFTVDRLWRKNRRKSGYAGCSGVDLNRNFGYRWGGKGASQDICRDTYSGAKPFSEPETDAIRNFFEISSANFKAYLSFHSYGQYILYPWGYDKRLPPDYVDLDKVGREAAMAMKKAGGSASVYTVGNSATILYPASGGSDDWAKALLKLKYTYTIELRDTGRYGFILPARYIIPTAKEALAAVEIVAKACKTA; from the exons ATGATCCAAATTGAGGA aatattaaacaaGATCTTCCATTCAGAGGTCAAAGATCTTCGACGTGCGATAGTAGTGGGTTCGACAGTCTTCGGATCTTTGATCGAGCAATCCCGTTATTCCCGATCACCGACCGTGGCGCGTATTATAAAAGCTTTGTACATCCTTCTCTTAAAGACAGTTTGCGTGAAGATGAACAACAACGAACTGCTACGAATAAAGTGCGTGAAATGGATGACGTTGATAATGATGGCAATCATCGTCTTCGTCGTCGACGCATCCATTGTCAGACATCAAACAAGAGAAGTCCTGGATCGTAATGTCAGTGAAGGTAAGAAGGAGTCAAAGGATCTCGGGAAACGAATCACTTATAAAGGGGATCAAGTATGGAGGATCCACAAGGAAAACAGTACCGTGGAGGAATTGGTGCACCGTTACGATGAATATGGTT CATATTCGATATGGTCTAACAACATCTCAGTCGCTGATATTTTAGTAGAAAGTAATATGGTAGAGAACATAGAATCTTTATTTCGGAGTAACGGAgtgaaatatgatattttaatcaatgacGTAGAACAAGCGATCAAGGAGGAGAATCCTCCTCTTTCGCCGGAAGCGCAAGAGGAGCTCGAAGGACGCAAAG GTCATCGAATGGAATGGACCACGTATCATCGATTGGCTGACATCTATGGTTATCTGGATTATCTTGCGGAAACTTATCCTGATTTTTGCTCCGTTCAAACCATCGGTAATTCCATCGAAGGTCGCCCTCTTAAG gTCCTAAGAATTAGCAACGGTAAGCCAAATGCGCCCGCGATTTGGATTGATGGAGGAATTCACGCCCGCGAATGGATATCGCCGGCATCTGTGACGTACATCATCGATTATTTAGTGGAAAACAGTGAAAACCTAGAAATTGATTATTACATCATGCCAGTAATTAATCCCGACGGATACGAATATACATTCACCGTCGATCGTTTATGGAGGAAAAATAGAAGGAAAAGTGGTTACGCCGGTTGTTCAGGTGTCgatttaaatcgaaatttcGGCTATCGTTGGGGCGGTAAGGGAGCAAGCCAGGATATTTGTCGCGATACCTATTCAGGCGCTAAACCGTTTTCCGAGCCAGAAACTGACGCCATTCGAAACTTCTTCGAAATCAGCTCGGCAAATTTCAAG gcATATCTATCGTTTCATTCTTACGGACAATATATCCTTTATCCATGGGGATATGACAAACGTCTGCCGCCGGATTATGTAGATCTTGACAAGGTCGGTCGCGAAGCAGCGATGGCCATGAAAAAGGCAGGAGGTTCTGCCAGTGTGTATACTGTCGGTAATAGTGCAACAATATTGTATCCAGCTTCTGGTGGATCTGATGATTGGGCGAAGGCTCTGCTTAAGCTCAAATACACGTATACAATTGAATTGAGAGACACTGGAAGATACGGTTTTATTTTACCTGCTCGTTATATTATACCTACGGCAAAGGAAGCGCTTGCCGCGGTGGAAATAGTTGCAAAGGCTTGTAAAACGGCGTGA